Sequence from the Herbaspirillum sp. meg3 genome:
ATGCCATGGCGCGCTCGGATTGCCGAGGATGTACTTGGCGATGACACCGGCTTCCAGCACACGGGTGGTGTTGTTCATGCGGCCGACGGTGCCGGTCGGTTCCAGCGTGTAGACGGCGTCGACCTGGCCGGCGGCGAGTGCAGCGACATGCTGGCCGATCGGCAGTTCGGTGACGGTCGCGCCGGTTGCTCCTGCGCGTTCAAGTACGGTCTTGGCCAGCGTGACATTCTGAATGCCGGGGCCGGAGGCAATCTTCTTGCCCTTGAGTTCCGCGATCGATTTGATGGTGCTGTCCTTCGGCACGAGGAACTCGTCAAGTACATACTGCGCATTACTTGGGTTGGTCGCGAAGATCTTGAACAGTCCCGGCTGGGCTATTTCACCGATGGCCAGGTTGCCGGCGCCGGTGCCGTTGGCGGATCCATCGGCGCGACCGGACAGCATGGCTTCCATCACTTGCTGCGCGCCGGCAAACTTGATCGGCTGTACATCGAGACCGGCTTCCTTGAAGTAGCCGGCTTCCACGGCAGCATAGAAGGGCAGGCCTGCTGCGACCGGCCAGTAGCCGATGCGGATTGGAAC
This genomic interval carries:
- a CDS encoding ABC transporter substrate-binding protein, which produces MQRRRFLGTAGTVATTLALGGAPAILRAQTVPIRIGYWPVAAGLPFYAAVEAGYFKEAGLDVQPIKFAGAQQVMEAMLSGRADGSANGTGAGNLAIGEIAQPGLFKIFATNPSNAQYVLDEFLVPKDSTIKSIAELKGKKIASGPGIQNVTLAKTVLERAGATGATVTELPIGQHVAALAAGQVDAVYTLEPTGTVGRMNNTTRVLEAGVIAKYILGNPSAPWHGGAAALTTDFIKKHPAETKKYIAAYTRGIELIRKTPDKARPYLKGYTAIEGSLTNEVPLASYMLYNEFKASDVAYFQKFYDLFVDKGIFASRVMVDSLLYKG